A genomic region of Echeneis naucrates chromosome 24, fEcheNa1.1, whole genome shotgun sequence contains the following coding sequences:
- the LOC115038070 gene encoding rho-related GTP-binding protein RhoB isoform X1, with the protein MADIRKKLVVVGDGACGKTCLLIVFSKDEFPEVYVPTVFETYVADIEVDNKQVQLALWDTAGQEDYDRLRPLSYPDTDVILMCFSVDSPDSLENIPEKWVPEVKHFCPNVPIILVANKKDLRNDESVRTELSRLKLEPVKTEDGRAMAMRIGAYDYLECSAKTKEGIWEVFETATRAALQKRTTPPDDCFKCCALM; encoded by the coding sequence ATGGCAGACATACGCAAGAAACTTGTGGTGGTCGGGGACGGCGCATGTGGAAAAACATGTCTACTCATTGTGTTCAGCAAAGACGAGTTTCCCGAAGTGTACGTCCCGACTGTGTTTGAGACGTACGTGGCGGACATAGAAGTGGACAACAAGCAGGTCCAGCTGGCTCTGTGGGACACGGCCGGACAGGAAGACTACGACCGGCTGCGGCCGCTCTCCTACCCGGACACTGATGTCATCCTGATGTGCTTTTCCGTGGACAGCCCGGACTCGTTGGAAAACATCCCCGAGAAGTGGGTCCCCGAAGTCAAACACTTCTGTCCCAACGTGCCCATCATATTGGTGGCCAACAAGAAAGACCTGCGCAACGACGAGAGTGTGCGGACCGAGCTGTCCCGGCTGAAGCTGGAGCCGGTGAAGACGGAGGACGGCCGGGCCATGGCCATGCGCATTGGCGCATATGACTATTTGGAGTGCTCGGCCAAAACCAAGGAGGGGATCTGGGAAGTGTTCGAGACCGCGACGAGGGCAGCTTTGCAAAAACGAACAACACCCCCGGACGATTGTTTCAAGTGTTGCGCCTTAATGTGA
- the LOC115038070 gene encoding rho-related GTP-binding protein RhoB isoform X2 produces the protein MADIRKKLVVVGDGACGKTCLLIVFSKDEFPEVYVPTVFETYVEDYDRLRPLSYPDTDVILMCFSVDSPDSLENIPEKWVPEVKHFCPNVPIILVANKKDLRNDESVRTELSRLKLEPVKTEDGRAMAMRIGAYDYLECSAKTKEGIWEVFETATRAALQKRTTPPDDCFKCCALM, from the exons ATGGCAGACATACGCAAGAAACTTGTGGTGGTCGGGGACGGCGCATGTGGAAAAACATGTCTACTCATTGTGTTCAGCAAAGACGAGTTTCCCGAAGTGTACGTCCCGACTGTGTTTGAGACGTACGTG GAAGACTACGACCGGCTGCGGCCGCTCTCCTACCCGGACACTGATGTCATCCTGATGTGCTTTTCCGTGGACAGCCCGGACTCGTTGGAAAACATCCCCGAGAAGTGGGTCCCCGAAGTCAAACACTTCTGTCCCAACGTGCCCATCATATTGGTGGCCAACAAGAAAGACCTGCGCAACGACGAGAGTGTGCGGACCGAGCTGTCCCGGCTGAAGCTGGAGCCGGTGAAGACGGAGGACGGCCGGGCCATGGCCATGCGCATTGGCGCATATGACTATTTGGAGTGCTCGGCCAAAACCAAGGAGGGGATCTGGGAAGTGTTCGAGACCGCGACGAGGGCAGCTTTGCAAAAACGAACAACACCCCCGGACGATTGTTTCAAGTGTTGCGCCTTAATGTGA